The segment TTTGTGTACAGTTTCACTTTCTTGATTTTATCTGACCTATTCACAAGGGCAGTGGtattgctttatttcagttaaacattattacattttgttgACAGATTAATTGGCtctgtagtatttatttatttttaaatgttacgcCTGCTATTGTTTCCTAGTACGAGAAAAAGCCAGAACCCGGAGACCTGATTGAAATCTCCCGAGGCTTATACAATCACTGGGCTATTTATGTTGGTGAAGGTTATGTGATTCACCTGGCACCACCCTGTGAGTATTTCACATTCCTCATTTGATACTGAGCTTCACTCACATTGAATCTGAAACATTCCATTTAAGTCTCACAACTGctcttccatttctttctctACAGCTGAACATGCTCATGCTGGGGCCAGCAGTATCATGTCAGTACTATACGAAAAAGCCACAGTGACAAAAGACCAACTTTATGAAGTAGTTGGGAATGATGAATACTGTATCAACAACCTTTTGGATGAGAATTATAAGCCACGTCCTGTTCGAGAGATTCTACGGGATGCACACAGTTTTTTGGGAAAAGAACGTCCATATAGTGTGTTTTCACAGAACTGTGAGCACTTTGTTACAGAGCTGAGATACGGAAAACCACATTCCCGCCAGGTACAGTTGTTTGGCATGACCTGGCATACTGAGATCATACACAAGTATTGTAACTGATTTATAATACTcttaaatgtctcaaaaatgcaAATCACTGTATTATAGTTGATTATGGTAAAATATTTTAAGATCATTTATTACAGGCTTAAGGTCTCAAAGCAACAACTTTGCAGACAGTGAATTAATACAGGTAATTTCTGTTTATTCTAATAGGTGAAAGATGCAGTGAGGACTGTTGCTGCAGGGGCTGGTGCAACGCTTGGCATTGGGATCCTTGCTTATGCTGTTGCAACCTTTCTTGGTTCAAGAGACAAACAGAAGGAGACAATTAAGAGTTAGAAATTAAGAACTAAAAGTTCTGGATTATTTTAATCAAGTGATTGATCAACTATTCAACTTTATATACTTGAGATAAACCATTAaacatgcatgtaaaaaaaacttttcaacttcttttttattagcttaaaatgtattaatagaaTGTAAATAAATCTATTGTGATGTTAGGCAACTCAATAAAGCAATGAATCCACAGTCCACTGATAAATCTCTTCTttcttgttcttattttttaaatcacaaatctgatttttttttttttactagatttTTCTACTAGACAAAGCAAGATCCTTCAAAGGACATCTAAATTTGAAAGATCCATAGTAgtctatgttttttttctttctctctgtctgttttgaAGGATGCATCAGGTGTATGCTTCACATCTTTCAATCACCCATATCCTTTTCACACCCATATCCATTCCAATTTGCCTAAAAATGGCATGGCCACCCCACTGGCCCCCCTCATCAACAAGCCCATGTTGACTGTACATGCTTAACATAGGATGATACTTTAAGCCAAGGTGTACACATATTATCAAAtatggatttaaatattttacatcagAATTAAACAGCaactatttttttctcttttaaatttCCTTTCTAAAATCGCCCACTGCTTATAATCATTCAGAAAGTCTTCCAGTGGACATTCACGACTTGTTGCTAGTCAGGTGGCCACAcagcttcatttttatttttttttcatcaaactcACAAAACGCTGCAGTATGTAAACCCCACACtgatttaatgtaatgtttaaggCAATTCATATTGTAAATTTCAATGAATGGAACATATTTGATTTCTCtttgtattaatataatacaggatttttatatttaaacgGATGTGACAAACGTCTGATTATATTACcttcaaatgtcgagagcgcattattgtagagCGAAAGCACATTTCCTTTGCGCGGATTTCCTTTGCTCTAGCACAAAACCGgacgcacttaaaacgtgtctctcctcTCGTTCAACTGTGTACTGTGCACGCTCAAATCTAAATCAAGCTTTAACCAATCAGACCTCCACAACTGAACCGATGAAAATACTACGTGAAATATTATTGGCAGCGTATAAAAAGGAACTGGATTTTATTTGACAATCAAGATAGATCTTTAAGCTTTTAGCTATGTTTTAGCTATGTTAATGAAATAGAAATGGCCAGGAATTGGGTGCTTGGATGATTTGCACATAACCTCTGTCCAACGGGTTGGTCTCTGAGCAATTTATCTAAAAACAACATATTAAAGCCTATGGCCCTAAAGACTTTATATAAAACATCAATGTTATTTCATAATATGTCATATAGTCAAATTAGATTATGGTGACAtgacaatcagctaatcaactcaaaacaccgcCAAAGGTTTCttaagccttcaaaatggtcttaaGTTTTGTACATTATGTAGCACCTACCATCCAATATCTGAAATAATCTTTCTACTTTGCTATTTTTTAGTTATATTTAGCTATTTAATAAGCCTTTTATTGCTGTATAAGACAAAATTCTGTTTCCTAAGCCAAAGAGCTAGATACTGCTCCGAAACATGTCTTACTGCATTTACGTTTTAGCAAAGTTAACAAAACAGCAAGcacactttcactttctttttctatAGGTGAAGAGTGTGACACACTCTAATGTGGGTCTAGCTGTAAAACACGTGGTTTAAAAGTATCCACCATAGACACAGGACAGTGTGACGAAACGGTGTGGAATTTTGGACACTCTAAATGTCACAACTCTAATTAGATTAGgcctacattacattttaaaatatacttgtaatcagactacagttctttttttttggtaacactgtataataactttcatttataaaccattaacaaacattatataatgctcaACAGATCTTTAGTTAGGCCTAATACATATTCACGTAGCTAGAAATATGAGATAATGTTCTTGTTAACGCTTACTAATGACCTTTCTAAATATTACCTAATGATTAACAttgattatttaatgtaaattgaaaTGCTTACAAACTTGGAGTTCATATAATCTTCCTTTGTTGATCTTTGTTGTGTAGACATCTATTTACACATCTCAACAAATaatctattaattattttttcatgtttttgcagtagGCCTACCCAATCTAAAGCTTTTGTGTTACTACcgctgatctatatatatatatatatatatatatatatatatatatatgtatgatcaGTGGTTACTACCAtagactgtttttttatttaacaaacataaTAGCAAATACAGTTTAATCTACAAAAGCAACAATATAATTGTAAACCGTACACAGTGTCAAGGTTCCTGAGgaagaggacccagatgcagaatgaacaagTGACATTTGTCAAATTAGACAAAGCAGGATAGGAGGGAGTGGCTTGAATGGTCCAGACAGTAGTATAAGGTATACAGCAGTGGAGCAGGCAGATGGGGGGTGGGTGACCACCGAGGGGGGCCCTGGGTGACAACAGAGTGCAGGACTGTAGAGGAGGCTGTCCAAGGGACCAGACCACAGCACCAGGAACCAAGGGCACTTGGCTATGGAGGTGAAGCCACACACGTCAGACCTCCAGGCGGGGAGACCCAGTGGCCAGGGAGAAAGCAGCAGGCAAGACAGGAACAGACAGAACTCAAAAAAGCTAGACAAGACCACAAGAGAACAAAGTAGTAAGAAGAATAATAAGCAACAATACAAAAGCAAAAAGTCAGACAAGAATGCTATGACCTAGAAACAAGATAAAAGGGGAACTAGAGAAATAACCAAAGCTAACTAACCAAAGTAAACTAAAAAGgtaaagaaacaaatacaaaataaaattctaGAAACAACTGGAAAGACGAACCAAGAAAATAACTCAAAGGGGAAAATATATACTTAAAAGAACAAGTCAAACTCAAGAGAAATTAAAAATGAGatccaaacaaaaagaaaaacttaaactaGACTAGAATAAACAGTGACAAGATAAACTTCAACTAATAGATACCAGACTTTAACAGACAAGGAAAAACTCGATTAGTAAAGATCAGCT is part of the Carassius carassius chromosome 33, fCarCar2.1, whole genome shotgun sequence genome and harbors:
- the LOC132114242 gene encoding phospholipase A and acyltransferase 3-like is translated as MSKYEKKPEPGDLIEISRGLYNHWAIYVGEGYVIHLAPPSEHAHAGASSIMSVLYEKATVTKDQLYEVVGNDEYCINNLLDENYKPRPVREILRDAHSFLGKERPYSVFSQNCEHFVTELRYGKPHSRQVKDAVRTVAAGAGATLGIGILAYAVATFLGSRDKQKETIKS